A window of Corvus hawaiiensis isolate bCorHaw1 chromosome 15, bCorHaw1.pri.cur, whole genome shotgun sequence genomic DNA:
GGGTTGAACACATTGCAAACGAAGCTCTGTTTTGACATGCAAAGGGGAGCAGGACTCCCTGATTTCCAATGGAATGACAGCCCTTATCTCCTCTAACAGGGCTGTGGGAGAGCTGATAATGCCCTATCACCCCTGGAAAACAAACGGGAACAAagtcaaaacagaaaacaacccTCCCAAAAACTAATATAAATTATGTTTATTGTGGAGACAAAAGGTTTCCAGCAAGTCCAACCACTACCCAGCCTTAAAGCAAGAAAGGGGCTGGAAATAAGTGAGAGGAGGGATCCTGGAGCATCTGCTATGTTGGGAATACCCCCAGAACCTGGAGGAACAGGTAAAGCCCATCTCTTGTCCGGCTGTGCCCACAGGGATCTGTGCCAGGGATCTGAGGGCAGACACAGACCCAGCTTTTCCAGAGTGGGAGAGGTGGGAGCTGTATTCTAGGACTGTCCATCAGAATAAATCCTTGTGGGGGATCCCAGAGGCTGCTCCGGCCCCAGGCACGGCACACACCGAGGTCCTGCTTCCACCACGGGAGGAGAAACTGGGACTGAAGGGATCCCAgtgcctccagcagctgagagcccagggctggacagGGACCACGGTCTGACACCCCCAGGAGCCTGCGGAGCTCAGGAGGTTTCacctctcctgctccctctgtgCCACCTCAACACCACCCCAGTGCAGGTGCCACCGCCACCAGCGCTCCTtgggacagcagccagggatggggacagagaggTGGCCACAGTGAGGGTGACCTCAGGTCTCCCCATCCCCTtgcacagagagctgcaggCTCTGCCCAGAGTCACGTGAGCTTCCCCTCTGGTGCCAACCCATCCAGATGTTCAGCCAGCTGTGATGTGTCATTATCACCTCTCTTGCCTGTGCTGTGTCACCGCTCTTCTCTCACCCACCTCCACTGGGGACAGGACACGTTGTCCCCTGTCACTGGCTCCAGCCAACACGGAATCAGGagctgcctcctctgctctcccctcctctGGCTGTTTGCcagaggggctgagggggctggcagggacaggacGATGTTCCAGCCCCCAGCGGGGGAAAAGGGGCTGTGGCATGAGGCAAAGAGCGGCTGGAGAATTCTCTGTGCCGTATCAACAGTGTAATGAGGACACTGCATGTGGAAACATCTTTCATTGGAAAACAATTCCGGGTGATGCaacttccagctgctgccaagggcccgagcacagccccagagctccccagctGGGGCAAGGAccaaggcagctctgctggccacTCCCAGGCAGCGTGGGACAGGTAAAACCAGGGCAGGTAAAACCAGAAGAGATGCTAAAGCTGTCCCACGTAGGCTGAGCTCGGGCTGGgacccagctcctgcctggggacGGCGGGACCCTTGGGCTGGACGTTGGGGGCCGGTGATGGGTCACTGAAGCTCCTGGCTGAGCATTCCTGGGGCCAGCCACCTCCTGGGGAGATGCAGGTCCCTGTGAGGGCAGCGCTGAGTCCCGGGATACACGAACATCCCAGCCACTACTTTTCCAGTGGGACATGTCCCTTGAGCCCTGCCCAGGTGCCCAGGGCCGTGTCACAGGTAGGTGATCTCGATGACATTGGGCTCAGCACTCCCATGGGGAAGGTGATGGTTGCAGGAGCAGTGGCAGCTCACGCCAGCCGAGTCTATGCCGGGCAGATCCCAGCCCGGCAGCTTCCTGTGGGAATCCAGCTGCCTCCAGTCCGTGAGGAGCACGCCGTTGTCCATGTGCTGGGGCATGGGCTCGTGGTACAGGGTGATCTGCACCGTGCGCAGCTGGGGCCCGTAGTGCACCACCAGGATGATGAACACGGCCAGCAGCACGAAGAGGGCGACGATCACCGAGATCACGGGCAGCGCGTCCGATCTCTTGGTCACGCTCTTGACGATGGAGACGGGGGTGAAGGCGGCCACGTCCTGCGGCTCGGGCTGTCTCAGCTGGCTGCCGGGCAGCGAGGCGTTCATGGCTCAGCGGGGtcacctgggacagggacacggggagtGACCACCGAGCCAGCCCGTCCCTGTCCCTATCTCCCGGCCTCGAGCCCGCAGCTCCCGCCTGCACTCGCAGCTGCCAGGGAATGGGATGATCCCATAAGTGTTCCGTCCCTCGGGCTCGCAGCACGGGATCAAATTTGGTGGTTAAGTCTGGGGCTGCAGGATGAGGCGGTGCCCTGCATCCCCGTGTCCTGGGCACCTTCGGCCACCGCACCTGGCTCTTGCGGGGAGCCCTCTGCCCTCCCCTCTCACACCTCAGCCCCACAGTGCTGATCCAGGACCAAACCCCACGGGGACCTCCCAGGGGAACCCAACCCCGTAAGTCGTTCCCCGCCAGAGGCACGACCCCGTGGGAGCCAGCACGGGGGGGAGCAGTGGGCagtgggaaaggaaagaagaaaggaaggagagccctgccagccccacggGGTACCTGGGCGTCCTTGCTGCCTTAGAATCATCGTCTCCAGCggcggggctgggagctgccggCGGGGCGAGCAGGGCGAGCTGCGGGCTGGTTCCCCGGTGAAGGTGCAGCCAGACTCACCTCGGAAGCTGCCACGtcacggcccggccccgcagccgccGGGGCTCCCCCGGGCACACGAGGAAGCGCCGGCTCATCCCGCGGGCACATCCCCCGGCTCaaccccggccctgcccgctgCCACATCAGCGCTGCCGCCCCTGCCCGCGCCCCGCGACCCTCCTGTCCCCCGCTGCGGGACAAGGGCCCTTTTGTCTGGGGACAAGCACCCTCCCCCCTTCGGCTGCAGGAAACCTCCCTCCTGCCACCGGCGGGGCGTGAAAATGTCCTGCGGCGAAGGAACGGCTGTAAAAAATCCCCGCTCTGCCCGTGGGCTCTTTGCAGAGCCCGGCACGGTGAGCCCAGGCCGTGCTCCGGGCTGGAAGGGCCCCGTCCCGAGGGGTGGCACAGCCCGGGGATGATTGTCCCTGCCGGGGGTCCCATTTGCCAGCACGGCTGCGGGGTGAGTCCATGGGGAGCTCCGGATGCTTTGGGCCTCCAGCccaatggttggactcgatgattttggaggcttttccaacctaaatgattgcGTGACCTGCCGGGGGTCGCGGGCAGGAGGCAGTGCCAGGTCAGGGCTGGCACATCCCTCCCCTCACCCGCCGGCCGTGGCACAAGGCTGCAGGGATGCCCTCCAGGCACACAGGTACATCGGCCTGGCCCGGGGATGCCGTGTGTCACACCCTCTGCCACTGGGAGTGACCTTGAGCACATCTCAGAGCGGAAAACATGGATGCCCCGGAGTTTTAGCCCTTACAAAGCACATCTTCCCACCCTTCCACCCCACAGCACCACTGCTCTTACCTGCAGGCTCTCAGCAGACAGGCTGGGGTGAATATTTGGGCTCTGTCCTTCCCACACGTGGGGAGGACAGGGTGGGAAATGCCTTTTCCACCACCCAGCCGAGCATCCAGAAGAGATTTAACTGTGTGTGAGAGCTTCTGGGTATTTGCACTCATTTCAGGATTCAGTAAAACCTTAATCTACTGCATAATCTCTGAGCATCACATCTGTGCAAGGGACAAAAGGGTGGgggggctgctggcaggggtTTGTCCCAGCaaaggctgctgtggaggcCGTCAGCCTTGGGCCTGGAGGTTctcctggggggctggaagggTTTGAAGAGACCCACGGAATGTGAGGAGCTGTGCCATGCACAGGGATCATTGCctccagtcctgctgctgtcTGCCAGCTGTGGGAAGCAAGGATGCAGTgaaggagcagctcctctgcctttTGGCTGAGGCTCTGTGGCTTTTGGggggctgtgggaaggggctgggccAGTCCTTCAGACCAGGAGACAGAATTCCGTGGCTTTGCATCCTGAACACCCACATGGACCCCCGGAGAAGGACACAGGAGCCTTTCCCACATGGGGACACTAAAACCCTTCTCCTCCCCCAAGCACCCACTGACATCCAGCACAGGATAAACCAGAACCTGTGGAGTTCACAGTGTGACAGGCAGGACCTGCACGGACCAGCACAACACAGGGCCACGGCCAAGAAACCGAATGCCTGAACCCCTTGGGCTGCATGGGGGCAGAACCAGCCCGGGTTTCCAGTTCCTCCCCTCCTCAAGGAACTGGGGATGGGGTTGGTCcaagcccagcagggctgtgtgtcctgcagggagggaggctgtGCTGTCTGAAGAACAGCATCCCAAAGCCACCATCCCAAAGCTGGCATGTCCTGGTGCCCAGACTcgctggagctgcccagggaggcccAGGGTGCAGGGCAGATCCAGCTGCTGGGCTACCCTGGCCCCACAAGGAGCAGTTATTCCCAGATTCCTCATGGATGGGTAAGAAACCCCCTCTCAGGTGGTGGGgaggctcctccagcagctcctacCCCAGAGAGGCCCAACACAGCCGTCATGTGCGGGGAATGGGACCTGGGGGCACATCCTACCCCACGCAAACCACCTCCCAAAaaccccagcagcacaaggaagcCGCTGAGGCCCAGAGCAGGGCATCCCTCCGTGCCGGGAGCCGAGTCCCCAGCAAAGCTCGGTGAGGTTTCCTCTGCCGCCGGTAAGCGATGTCTCACATCCTCCCCGGCCATAATGGGCTGAAAAACACAGTTCCCCTGTGGATTCAGCCCGTTTCCTCCTATTCTTTAACAGGAAGCCGTGTGAGAGTCAGCCCAGGCGGGCGAATCGCTGCTCGCGGTCCCTCCCGGGATGGCCAGAGGCTCCGCGAGCCACAAGCCAGCGCGGAGATGCTGCTCccgtccatccatcccttcctctggctcctcctgctgctcccaggtgaGCTGCTCCACACACCCCGGGGAGCGcgaggggggatttggggggccCGGCTTCACGGGGGGCTCCCAAGGGAAGCGGGCAGAGGCTGGAAGGTGTGGGAGCTGCCACTGGGAAGCTCAGCCTTTCAGCTCAGGGGTGGCAGGAGTCAGGCTGCTGGGGAAATGTGGCTTTGTCGGGTTTATGGGGTttgtttggcagtgctggagtacAAAACTTTGTTTCCTGGTTAATAGGAGTGTTTCTGCTGAGGGCTGCGATGCTGAGGCATTTGTAGTAGGTGGCTTTTGTCAAATCAGAGTAAAGGTGGAATGTTTAAATGTATAGGACATTATTTTCCtcagaaatactttttatttgCACTTTTTCCTCTCATTAATATAAATACAAAGCCCACGTGCATGGCTCGTGCAGAGCACACCTCGTCCTTGCTGTAATaattctgctgctttggggTAATTCCGCTTTAACTTCTCTTTCTTGAGTGGAGGTGTGGGATGAAGGAGCTGGTTTCCTGCTCCAAAGAATGACAGGTTGCTTTTCCCTGCATTGTCAGGCACCTCTTGCCTTGCTGACAGCTGTAGTAGCTGGGAGCTGGAACACATCCAAAGGAATATAAAATAATGTGTCTCCAACTCTGAGGTTTTATCATTAAACCATAGAAGTTGCCTCGGGTTACAGCCACTGTGCTGGTAataatgggatttttaaaaggcagagaatcatagaatggtttgtggtAGAAAGGAAAGATCTCCTCATTCCATAGAATATAGAAACCAATTCAGTTTGTAGCTGTATAATTCCAAGAAATAAGAGCATGTGGAttggaaatttttctctcttcattagAGGGCAacactgctgccttcagcagagGGGGGATGTGCGCCTGGGATCGGATCAAGGATCAGATCAAGAGGCTTTGAGTGCCTTGGCCACCCTGTGACACTCCTTAGTGCCCACCCAGAATGCTGTCTTCCCTCTTAAAACTCCTTGGGAGGGCTTTTATGGGACAGGAACGCCACAGAGGGGTGAGCCCCCTTCCCTGGCCCGTCTGCACCACGCCAGGATCCACAGAGCGGGACTCCCAGAAGCACTGCCCCGAattccagctgccagcaggaccTGGCGGCTGCAGCATCAGGTGGGTGGGATGCCACCCTCCATCCCTCAGTCCCAAGAGCATCACTCTGTCCTCTCAAAGCCACCTGGCTAAAACCACCCCCCTCAGTCACGGCACCATCACACCTCTCCCACCAAACCACCGGCCTTCCCTGGAATGTGTCCTGGCTCCCTCTTCTGCGCTGACCCAACAGCTCCAAAAGGgctttttaattccatttttaattttacagcaAGTCCTTGGGGAAGCTTCTGCAcaaggcaaagcagcagcttaGCGAGAGGGGCAGAGGGCTCCGTGCTGCCGCTGATTTGCCGGCacacaggcagctggaaaagggaattAGGGGCTCTGGAACAAGGCTGCCTGCCCTGGGGGAGATGGAGGGAACCTTGAGGAGACAGAGAATTAGCTTTGGCTGGACACTACCACCTGCCTGTTCCCATACAGGCCTTTCTTGCTTTTGCTTGGTGCaaattcaatattttattaatttatcatTTCCTAAATTAAACTTCTCTGTTCTCAAGGTTATTTCTGAAGGGAAGCTCACATAAGGGAGGCTCAAACTGTTGTTTTGAAATTGCTGAAGCGAGAAGGTCTGGCACATTTCCAATTTGGTTTTCCTCCCCCCAGAAACACTTAGCAGAAAATTTGTCCAAACAAACCTCTTCCTATGGACCGTTCCCATTACAATGGGCAGGCGTTTTCCAGACAAAAgatttccactgaaaaaattCCCCCTCAAAGCTGATGAAAACCCAGCAGGATTTCCCACTGTTGTTGttccatccactgctctccttatctgtgccacagcctgtggatggaTAATGCCATGACAAATGTGGAATTTCAAAAACCAGACATGTATTTCAAGATATATTTTTCGATGTAATCAAAAAGATGGGGCGCAAGTCAAGGACAGGCACCCAGATTCCAGACTTGCATCCTAAAACCAAGGCATCCCAGGGCAAATTCCTCAGCCAAGGGCgaagccagcccagccctgacGTGGTGAacaaggaagagaaagcaggagGTGGTTTGGAGAAATGTTTGTTCGCACAACAAACTGCTCCCTTCGGTAACACGAAACCCTCCGGTGCCTCTGCAGATCtgactgcagcagcttccaggaaTTATGTCCCATTTACACAATAGGTGAGTCAACAACAGGTGTCCTtggaggaggtgctgctggtgtCCCAAAGCAGGAATGCTCCTGCTGGGaagccaggctggagaggggagCTGTGGCTTCTGCAGCACCAGCAAaggcccagccccagctgggagctCTCCTGGCCCCACTACCCAGAGGAGCCCACCCACCATGACCTCAACAAGGGAGAAGCTCTCATCTGGGTCCAGAGCAGGCACCAGGATGGTCAGAGGGATGGGGTAGCTCTGCCATGGgggaaggctgggagagctggagggattcacctggagaagagaaggctccagggagacctcagagcccctaaAGAGTGCCTAAagagtgcctaaaggggctccaggagagctggagagggactggggacaagggacggagggacaggacaagggggaatgtccttaagctgaaggagggcagctctgcaggtggggtctcacttGAGCAGGGCAGagtcccccctcccctgctgcccacgctgtgGGGGTGTGAGATATGGGGGAATACATAAAGAGTTACAAAATGTGGGAATAAAACCTGGGTGATATCACCAGGCTCATTCACCCAAAATCTGGACTCAGAGCAATTGTCAGGCCAAGATGCTTTACTTGGCCTGTAGCTGTTGCTTCTGTGAGACTGGAACCTCTTCCAAGCAGGGTTATCCTTCATCTCTCCTGGCACTCAAGCCAGGACACCAAAGAAAAGCAGGTGGAAAGAACAGGGATTATGAGAAATCCCTTAGCCACCAGCCCCTTTCACACCGTGTCTCCTGAACCAGTCCCAGCAAATCACATTCCTGCTTGGTGGTTCATGAGCACCACAGAGCAGCACTCAAATAGACCTGGGGAACCTCAGAATTACTGGAAAGGATAATCAGTTTGGGGAGAAACTTGGAAAGTCTCCTCTGTAAAGTGCTTTGAGCTCTgctaataaataatattattaaaaacTTGTAGGTAGGCAAAAAGCACAGGCTGGGCTCCAGCTCCAGTTGAGCCTGGATTGGTGGTGCAGCCATTTTTCATTTGCACTGGGCATGGAGTGATTTCCCCTTCAAAATCCCAGACCCAGCTCCAAACCTGAggaacagcacagccaggagaagGGCAGGACCCACATCACCAGCACTGCAAACAGCAGGAGCAAACCCAGAGCTCTAAAATAAGCAGGTCAGGAGGAAACTGGGACCAGCAAGCAGCTGGGAGGGTgatggagcagcagcctggtggAGCAGTGGTGGTGCAGCCAGGAGAAAAGCCATGCTACTTTTCCTTCCAGGAACAGCCCCTTTGCATGGAAAAACCAGCCCTGGGCACCACGGTGGTGCAGCAGAGCCGCTCCCTGCACGCAGCTTCCCCACATTGTttgtctcctgctgctttctacATCCAAGTGGGTTTTAATTGCCTCCCACTAAGATCTGCTTCCAGACCGGCTCACCAGAGAGGAGCATGGAATGTGATGCTTGGAGAGGATGCCCAGGCCCAGGCCCAGCCCTTGAGGATGGGCAGAGGAAGGCAACGATTAATTTTAATTGCTGATGAGATCCGGGATTAATTCCTGGCTCTCTAAACTTTCCATAACACTTTGACTGAGTCATTACAATTCAGAACCACTTGGCAGTGAGTTGCCAACCCCCCCACACCATTTGGGAGTTAGACACTTGAATACCTCTGTGGATCTGGCCCTGATTTAGGCTGTCAGTTATCCAGCCTGCAGAGCAAcacttttcctctccctcctccacaATTCCCACCCCACCTGTTCTGCTGTGAGACCCTCAAGGCAGAGACACCTTATATAGGCACTTAATAAAACAGGACCTAGGCTTTGGCAGAGCTCTCTGCTTTCCAGGGTTCCTAACAGAGGATTTTTTCCACGTGGAAGTCCTAGGAATTGGGTGCTGCTCACTG
This region includes:
- the SMIM33 gene encoding small integral membrane protein 33, coding for MNASLPGSQLRQPEPQDVAAFTPVSIVKSVTKRSDALPVISVIVALFVLLAVFIILVVHYGPQLRTVQITLYHEPMPQHMDNGVLLTDWRQLDSHRKLPGWDLPGIDSAGVSCHCSCNHHLPHGSAEPNVIEITYL